The genomic window AACGCAGGAGGCGCGGCACATTGCCGATGTCATCGTCAGCTTCCAGACGTCCGCCGGAGGATGGAGCAAGAACCTCGATATGAGCGGCCCTGCTCGTCTGCGCGGTCAGAGCTACACCACCGACAACCTCTCCAAACACCTTGGGCCGGACGACTTCGACGCTCCCAAAGATCCGCACTGGAACTACGTCGGCACGCTGGACAACGATGCCACCAACACCGAGCTTCATTTCCTCGCGCTGGTCTCCGCCGCAACTCCCGGCAAACGCGGCGAGCCTTATCGCACCAGCTTTCTCAAAGGCATCCGCTACCTGCTTGCCGCACAATTTCCCAACGGAGGCTGGCCGCAGGTCTGGCCACTTGAAGGCGGCTATCACGACGCCATCACCTACAATGACAACGCCGTGACAGAGTCGGCTCAGGTGCTGACAGCCGTCGCCGAGGGTGGAAGTGGCTACGCTTTCGTCTCCGCAGACCTTCGCCACAAGGCAGGTATCGCCGCTAACCATGCGCTCGACTGCATTCTGGCCACGCAGATCATCGTGAACGGCACGCGCACTATCTGGGCGCAGCAGCACGACGCGCTTACCCTTGCTCCGGTATCTGCTCGTAATTTCGAGCCGGTGGCGCTGGCTACGGGCGAGAGCTCAGACATCCTGCTTTACCTTATGGAGCTTCCACATCCTTCCCCCGCTGTCATTGCGTCCGTTCAGTCTGGTATTGCATGGCTCAAAACGGTCGCAATTCACGATCAGGCCTGGAT from Granulicella sp. L56 includes these protein-coding regions:
- the pelA gene encoding pectate lyase, which codes for MYRTSVPILLTSLLAFTPLHAAVIGTSKPAESITAARIERLPAKDRAAWTAYFDRSQKQMRIDRATLAAERTPGAPEPPLPKESFSARSMALHRDAAWYGTQEARHIADVIVSFQTSAGGWSKNLDMSGPARLRGQSYTTDNLSKHLGPDDFDAPKDPHWNYVGTLDNDATNTELHFLALVSAATPGKRGEPYRTSFLKGIRYLLAAQFPNGGWPQVWPLEGGYHDAITYNDNAVTESAQVLTAVAEGGSGYAFVSADLRHKAGIAANHALDCILATQIIVNGTRTIWAQQHDALTLAPVSARNFEPVALATGESSDILLYLMELPHPSPAVIASVQSGIAWLKTVAIHDQAWIGGRNTPGGRHLEPQVRANPIWARYYSITTGKPIFGDRDKTIHDAVSDLSLERRNGYAWYGSGPQQAIDAYAIWSAHLSVAAH